The genomic stretch CTGGAATATGCCATCGGTAATATAGTAGTGGCTATTTCCTGGAGCACCTATTTCAATAACCTCCTGCAGGCTGTTGGCATACACCTGCCCGGCTGGCTTACTACGGATCCGGCCACGGCTGAAAAAGCATTCCTGGCTACAACGCAGTCTATAGCTGAAGGCAAGCCGGTAACGGCTGCCATGCAGTATATCCTGGACGCCTGGAACAATGCGCCCCAGCTTTTCGGCGGAAGGTTCATCATTAACCTACCTGCCTTTATCATTGTGGCGCTGGTAGCCTACCTCACCTATGTAGGTATCAAGGAAACCAAGCGCAGCGCTAATTTCATGGTGGTCTTCAAGATAGCGGTGATCATTTTTGTGATCATCATAGGCTGCTTTTTTGTGGAGCCTTCCTACTGGGATCCTTTCCTGCCTAACAAGATGGAAGGGGTGCTGAAAGGGGTGTCGGCCGTATTCTATGCCTATATCGGGTTTGATGCTATTTCCACCACGGCGGAAGAATGCAAAAACCCGCAGCGGGATATGCCGCGGGGGATGATCTATTCTTTACTGATCTGTACCGGACTCTATATCCTGATAGCCTTGGTGCTGACGGGCATGGTGCCTTTCTCCGAACTCAAGGTAAATGATCCGCTGTCCTTTGTTTTTGAAAGGGTAGGTCAGCCCTGGATCAGCCGCATTGTGGATATCAGTGCTGTAGTGGCTACCACCAGCGTACTGCTGGTATTCCAGCTGGGCCAGCCCCGGATCTGGATGAGCATGAGCCGGGACGGCCTGCTGCCCAAAGCTTTTGGGAAAGTGCATCCCAGGTACCAGACCCCCTGGTTCTCTACCATTGTAACCGGTATCCTGGTAGCTGTACCTGCGCTGTTCATGCAGAGCTCGCGGATGACGGACCTGACCAGCATCGGTACGCTCTTTGCTTTTGTGCTGGTATCCGGTGGGGTATTGCTATTGCCAAAAGTAGAGAACAGGCAGGGCTTCAAATTGCCTTATATCAACGGTAAGTTCATAGTACCTGTACTGTATATTATATTCCTGGTAGCCAGTAAGGATCGGGCCCTGCACGATCTGCAGAACCTGAAAGGCGATAGCCTGACGGAGATACTGTTCCTGGTATACCTGTTGCTGGCCGCAGTTCTCAGCGTGGCCACCTTCCTTAAAAATTTCTCCCTGATCCCCATCCTTGGTGTGCTGTGCTGCGCGTATCTTCTGATAGAGATCCCTGCCGAGAGCTGGATCTGGTTCTTTTGCTGGATGGGCTTAGGGCTTATGATCTACTTCCTGTACGGGTACAGGAAGAGCAAACTGGCAATATCATGATCGCAGTAGACCCCTGGTTGCAGGAAAAATGGACCGGGCTGATGACAGCTTATAAGGCTGACCCGGCGCTGGCGGATAAATGCCTGCATGAATTATTCCGGAAATACAGCAGTTCCGGTCGTCATTACCATACACTGGTGCATATCCGGACTTTGCTGGATTATGCGGATGCTTTCCGCAGCAGCCTGGCGGACCTGCAACTGGTGACCGCGGCTATCCTGTATCATGATATCATTTACAATGTCTGGCGCACGGACAATGAGGCCCGCAGCGCCGCCCTGGCGGGCAAGCGGTTCAAAGACCTGAAGGTCTCCGCTGCCGTTGCAGAAAAGCTTCAGCTGTATATTGATGCCACACACCTGCACTGCCTGCCGCCGGCGCTCACCGGAGACCAGGACGCTGCTTTTTTCCTGGATTTTGACATGGCCATCCTGGGCGCTTCCTGGCCGGAGTACCTGAACTATATCCGGCAGGTCCGCAAGGAATACCATATCTATCCTGAAATGCTGTATAAGAGCGGCCGGCGTAAGTTCCTGCAGAACTCGCTCCGCGCACCGGTCCTGTTCCATACACCGGAGTTCCGGCAGTCCCACGAGGCCCAAGCCCGGGCCAATATGGAAAAGGAGCTGGAGCTGCTGCTCTCAGCGGATTTTTCGCTGTAGTGGCTGCTGGATTTATTTCAATAGCACTGCTGACAGGTGTTCCGGACCATTAAAAGGCCATAGCCTTAGCGCAGGTCCGTCTGTCCATGTTGAAATACACCGGTTTATCCTTCAGACTTAACAAATTCTAAAACCCGTTGTATCTTTGCAGCCGGACCTCTTGGTCCGGTATTGAACTAACAATCTATTATTATTCAGGGGTATGAAATTTCAGATAGGCGATAAGGTAGTAGTGCTGCATTCCAATGAGGAAGGAGAGGTGATTGACATCATCAACAATAAGATGGTCATGGTGGAAGTCAGGGGGGTAAAATTCCCGGCCTATACCGATCAGCTGGATTTCCCTTATTTCAAATGGTTCACGGAAAAGAAAGTGGTGCCCGAAAAGAAAGCGCCCAAAAAATTCATTGAAGATATTCCGCGGGAGAAAAAGAAGGTCTCCGAAAAAGTGGCCGACGGCATCTGGCTCACCTTTATCCCCGTGATGCATGCCGATGATTTCGGGGACGATGTGGTGGACGATCTGAAGATCCACCTTATCAACCGCACCCATTCCGGCTATAAATTCAAGTATACCCTGCAATATGCCGGGGAGCCTGAATTTGAGCTCAACAATACGGTACATCCCTTCGAGGATTTTTACCTGCATGATATTCCTTTTGAGAACCTGAACGATAGTCCCAATTTTTCTTTCGAGTTCTCTCTTATAACGCCGGATAAGAACCGGGCCGACTACTACGAGGCCGGTCTCAAGCTGAAAGCCAAGCAGGTCTTTGCCCGCATTGAAGAGCTGAAACAGAAAGGCGAAGCCACTTTCTCTTACCGCCTTTTTGAGAACTACCCGGCCAGGGTAGAGAATGTGGTGGATGTGAGCCCGCTGATCAGCAAGGGGTATAAAGTATATGATGCGGCCCATGCCCGCCAGCACCTGGAACCCGCCAAAGCTGAGATTGACCTGCATATTGAAAAGCTGGCGCTTGAGCCCGAAAAGATGGATAATTT from Candidatus Pseudobacter hemicellulosilyticus encodes the following:
- a CDS encoding amino acid permease, with product MSGSLFRKKSIDKIIKDAAEGVTDDAHGHSGLRKILTVRDLTFMGIAAVVGAGIFSTIGSAAADGGPGISLLFVITAITCGFSALCYAEFASRVPIAGSAYTYAYVTFGELVAWIIGWALILEYAIGNIVVAISWSTYFNNLLQAVGIHLPGWLTTDPATAEKAFLATTQSIAEGKPVTAAMQYILDAWNNAPQLFGGRFIINLPAFIIVALVAYLTYVGIKETKRSANFMVVFKIAVIIFVIIIGCFFVEPSYWDPFLPNKMEGVLKGVSAVFYAYIGFDAISTTAEECKNPQRDMPRGMIYSLLICTGLYILIALVLTGMVPFSELKVNDPLSFVFERVGQPWISRIVDISAVVATTSVLLVFQLGQPRIWMSMSRDGLLPKAFGKVHPRYQTPWFSTIVTGILVAVPALFMQSSRMTDLTSIGTLFAFVLVSGGVLLLPKVENRQGFKLPYINGKFIVPVLYIIFLVASKDRALHDLQNLKGDSLTEILFLVYLLLAAVLSVATFLKNFSLIPILGVLCCAYLLIEIPAESWIWFFCWMGLGLMIYFLYGYRKSKLAIS